ACTCAATAGGtttaaaattgaagaaataaaatattaaacaaatgCTTATGGTTTTTGATCTTTTATCTAACTTTCTATTGAGGGGAAACAACACATGTGAATAAAGCAAATGTTAGTCAATGGTGTTGGGTCTTTTTTCTAACTTTCTATTGAGGGAAACAACATATGTGATTAAAGCAAGTGATTTAATGATTTATATCTTAGGGACTAGGCTAGTCTTACCATAGTATACTTTAAATAATATCGTTAATAATACTAATATAGTATGAGTGTAATCGTGTAATAAGACAATCTTAAATTCTTAATAGAAAGCATAGCTGACAGATAAGATGCATATATACCTTCCACCAAATGCAGAAAAAGAAATAGAGATACAATGTATTCATATCTCGATACACTAAAATGGACATGATTCATATCTATTCCATAAAGAATGCAAATATTCCACATTTTTCGAATAACGTATATTCACAATATGACTTGGGCTAAAATGAAGTCCTGTCTAATTCACATTCGCCATGTGGACATGAcgtgacaaaataaaatgaaccTGGGCTAAAATCAAATAACATGACGCCCACAAATAATGAATGATATCGAGCCAGCCCAACTGTAAGGTTATGGGGTCAAATAACACAAGTCTCACACTTGATCATATCCATCCAACCTAAAACAATGTTCCATCACAGTTGGAGGTTGTGGGTTTGAACAATGCAACTCTCACACTTGGTCtataattttacaaaattaaggCGTTTTTTAAGATGCAAACTTTGCGTGCGACCTTGCATTAGAAACGCCCTTAGAAACGCCTACAAAATTGAAGTTGAACTTGAAACAAATCCCTCCCAGTTGCATTGCACCATTCACAGTCATAAAGCAGAACAGAACGCCGGCCGGCACGGCCTCCATCGAATCCTTCTCCTGCGGGGGTCTCTTTCATCTCTGGTAATTTCTACAACAATTAATTAAATCTTTAATTAATAATCTAAATCAGTTTCTatgatgattatatatatatatatatatatatatatatatatatatatatatatatatatatatatatatacgcgcACAACCCCATGTATAATTGAACCTTGCTTCCAAAAATTAATCAAAGTTTTGATCTAAAATCTTAATCGGTGTCCtgtatatgatttttttttcttcttagaaATCTTAATTAAAAAGTTTTATAATTTGTCGTGTAAGGGAGAGCGCGAGTAGTGTTGCAGCAGCAAAATGAAAATGGGACAAGATATGTTGGTGAAAATCCTGCTAACTCTGCCCCCCAAAACTCTGATGCGATTCAAATGTGTCTCTAAATGGTGGTTTGCTCTCATCAACAATCCGGGTTTCGTGTCAAAGCACCTCTCCAACTCTGCAAACAACAATCTCACCACTCTCCACGTCTTTTTGGCACGATTAGTAGTGCAGCGGCAacatgaggaggaggaggaggaggaggagaaccCCAAGTGTAACAGCACCACTAAGAAGGAGGAGACTCCAGAAGTATTATCAattcttgggttttgcaaagaCGACGATAATACTGATGACGAGCATAGCAATAGCTGCTCTCTTGTTGGTGTCCAGGACATCATTATTCCTCAATCTTTTATTCAAAAGATCGGAGTCCCGGAACAACCATTTTGTATCCTAGGCCACTGCAATGGCATTGTTTTACTATCTAGTGACAGTAGCCTAGTTTTATGCAATCCCGGAATTGGGGAATTCAATCGTATTCCCGATGAGCCATGCCTTCCATTGTGGCCCTTGGACCTGCCCGATGATCACGATGGGCAAGAACATATGGAAACTGGTTTTCATATTGGATTTGGCTATGATCCCGTGTCTAATGAGTGCAAAGTTGTGACCTTTACTACTTATTTTCAAGGGGTAGATGAAGACTGCCGGACTTTTCTTAGTCGGCACAGAGCAGTAGTATACACCACGGGTTGTGATTTTTGGGAAGAGCTCAACACAGATTCTTTAGAAACCGAAACTACTTTGTTTTGGCCTGAGTATTTCCAGATGCCCTTCAAGGGAATGTGTTATTGGCTGGGATATGAGCAAGATAAGGAATTATTTCCATTTGACGCAGTTGAGCATCGATTCCGTGCGAATGGGGGATTGATCATTTCCTTCGATACAAGTCGTGAGGTATTTCACGGTATACCCTTTCCATCTGAGCTCCAACCGTTAAACCGGTCGGATCACCTTTATACGAAGCTTACTGTTTGGAATGAATCAGTTGCTTTTTTTGCCCTTGGTGTGAACGATCGTCGATATCCTGAACCTTATGAAATGTGGGTGATGGATGATGACCTTAAGGGTGCTTGGACAAAACACTTTACTATTGAGGGCACAGATGATCAGATACGTAGGTCTAGTCCTGTGGCGTTGTGGGGCGATGAGTGTCTTATGGTTGACAGTGATGGGCACGTAGTTTTCTTTAATCTTTGTACCAAAAAGCTTAAGCACACTCCCATTGAAACAGTAGATAATAATATTGTTGTTTATGTGAATAGCATAGTTTCGGTCATGGGACGCAGCCACAAGCTTAAGAGCATAGAGAATACTTGCTCAGATAAAGATGAAGATGCGATGGTGGTGGTAGACGGGAAGAGGGAAAGCTGCCGGAGGTTGTACTCATATTCGATTTGGGCCATTCCACCGGCTGATGTTTCCCGTAGAATCAAGAAGCTGATGGAGAGCCTCCAGGCAGAGTTTGGTGGGCCGGAGATTGAACCTCACATCCCCATCTTGGGATCTATCCAGATGATGAGTCGGGAGGATGCCCTTAACAAGTTTAGATTTGCTCCTATGGATGACATCGTTGCTAAAGTTGATCGGGTGATTACTAAGAATTACTATTACCAGTGTGTTTCACTATTGATGGATCGAAAGGTATATATTTTGTCGATCCCTTGTTAATACATATTCATTTTCttgatgttttgttttgttttgttttgtttccttttcatctttctcGTTTTGGTTTGAGCTTGAATAGACTCACTTATCATTACACCTTTTCTTAGTTATTTGAAAATGCCCAACGTTGGAGCTACCATTTCGGTTTCTACAACAGTAAGTTGTTGTTTACAGTAACTTAATTTCTTAAAGTGTTGACGGGAATGTACGTATGTAATCTGCGTGTCTGAAATATTTGATGCAGGTTCTATGCCATATTTGAGTCTCCTCTACGGGAAGTTGacggaagaagaaaggaaaaaagctGGAGAAATTGTTAATATTCTCGACGAGAGCATTACTGGCTTAACCTTCCCCATAACTCACTTTGCATTGTATGAAATTGACAACGATGACATATCTCTAAAATCTTGGACCAAGATTGCTGAAATCGGTCGTTAGACAAGTTCTCCGGTTGCATATATATGCATAGCACATTAGCACTTGGCACtacaaaaaatatgggcactAGGGACTAAATTATTTGTGCCCTTTGAGGCCGAAGAGCACCAACATATGTGCTCATAGAAAAACAGAAACAGTGCAGCAACAATAATTCTATGTGTGACCTTTATGAGTGTGTCCTTTGGTCGAAGGGCACAATATAGTTGTTTGTGTTATTAAGGCAAAGCACAATAGAGCCTTATTTGTGCCTTCATTCTGACAGGTCTGACGACCCTTCTCAACTGATTGGGCACGTCTGTGTAGTCGTGCCCTAtaccaaatttatttaaaaagaattgaattttttttttcacatgacTTACATCCGGGTTCCTGCCCACTCACATACTAATTGTATCGatctataattaaaaaaaaccttaaactGCATCAGTtgagaagaaaattgaaaaaaagaaagaaaaaaaaaaaccttaaactCAAATTCACGAATTGGGTGAGGTATTAAGATTAGAAACAATATCTGAAGAGAAAATAGAATGAGTTTAACTAGGTAATATTAAGCGAATGAAGTTGTCTAACATTTTACAAGATAACAGCATCTAAAATCTACCAAAATTGAGGTCCTCCTATCTCAACCTCCACATGAATATCATCAAGTATTAGCGCCAATATATTTCTCTGGACAACCTCCATTGCCATTTTTTCTGCTAGCATTATACACATTATTGGAAGAAGTATGTCAACTAGGGTTAGGTTGCATATCCATTGTACAAGTTGTTAACCTAGTCTTAGGGTGATGTTTTGATGTACCGTGTAGAATGGCTGTTTTCTGCCATCTTTTGCATTGGTATCACCAATAGTTAGTCTCTTGTTGTCACTCCCCTTAATTCAAGGGATGTGTATCTTgttgatttttaatttgtttgttagcTTTAGGCGTAAATCAAGGAGGGATACGAGGTCTTGTTCCTACTgttcacacatatatattggTTAGGTCTCTTGTACTTCTCTTTATGATGAATATACAACTTACAAAAtacaatatggtatcagagcaatgATCGTAACCGGCCTATCTCTGTATATTTTCTTCAGAGTTTTGTGAgcttattctttttcttcaaacatGGCTGAAGAGAGCTCAGTGAATTTAGAAGGTGACAGCTCCTATGCTGCTCCATCATCACCTCGTTCAGATGTTGATATCAACCCAAATTAATGCCTTAGTTATGTCTTACTAAATGAGTATAACTACCTTCCCTGGTAGAAAGTAGTTACTCTTGTTATGGGAGGACGATCAAAGCTTGGTTATGTCAATGGTGTTATCCCAATGCCCGAGATTACCTCACCAAATTATGATGCTTGGCTATGCAAAGACCAATTGGTCATGTCGTGGTTACTCAACTCCATGGATCGTAAGATTGCAGAAATTTTCAGCTATGCTGAATCCTCCATGACTCTTTGGAAAAATCTCAAAGTCATGTACGAAAATCAAAATAATGCGGCTCGTGTATTTCAGTTGAAGAAGGATATTATTGACTTGCAACAGGAAGGAAAGTCATTTGTGCAACACCTTGGAAAGTTGACCACCATGTGGAATAAGTTGAATGTGTATCGGTCACACACCATCGACACTGTTGTGTTAACTAAGAGAGTTGAGGAAGACAAAATATTCCAACTTCTAGCAAGCCTAAGTCTTGAATTTGAAGATCTTCGAAGCCATATTCTCATGAATCCCGACATGCCTTCTTTCTCAAGTTTGGGTGCCATGATTCAAAGAGAAGAAGTTCGCAGGAAGGTCATGAACTTGGAACTAAAGGCAAATATACGTGAAGTTAGGGCCTATTTTTCTAACCCCAAACTTGGTGAGGAAAGTGGCTACAAAGGAAGGAAATCTGGCTTAAAATGTAGCCATTATGATGCTGGTGGGCATTCAAGATACTGATGTTGGATTCTTTATCCAGAGCTAAAGCCAAAGTTTCCTAGGGACAACAAGGGATTCTCTAAGGGCTCACACAACCTTTCTTACAAGGCAAATCATGTTGCCACAACTTCTTCTGAGGGAGCACAGAAGTTCACCACTAATCTGGCCGCACTGATCAACGAATTTGCTATGTTCCTTCACAAGAAACAAGGTCATGGAGATAATGAAGGACCAACAAATCAGTGTGACAACAACCAAATTGCCCTATTATGACAGTTTGATGGCTTCCTGGCTGAAAATGAAGGTGTGGTACAACGAGACATCCCAAGTATCCTACACTCCTTCTCAATTGCTTTCAAAGTTGGTAATGTGCATGATTATTGGATTATAGATTATGGAGCCACTGATTATATGACTAACAAGTCTATAAACTTGcataattttgaaaaactttcaACCCCATCTCAAGTGTCAATTGCCAATGGCAATGATGCTATGGTTGTAGGAAAAGGGAAAACACATTTGATCTCAAGTGATGTCGAGTCTAAGGCTCTTTATGTTCCATCATTCCCCTTTCAACTTTTATCTGTTGgcaagatcacaaacttattaATTTTCTTGCTATTTTCTCtccaaaaaatgttattttttaggATCTAGTCACCAAGAAGACGATTGTTGAAGGATTTTTCTTAAATGGTCTCTACTACATTTCCAAGCATATTCAAGTTCCCAAGGTTTTTCAAGCCACTTCAAGCTTagttcaacaacaacaataacttTGGCACTAACGACTAGCATATCCTTCTGAAAAAGTCTTATCCACCTTGTTCCCAAACCTGTGCAAAATTACAAGTCCTTGTGACGTCTGTCACTTCTCTAAGTTTACTAGATTACCATTTACTTCCTCTTTGTCTAGGGCTAGTAATCCTTTTGAAATCGTgcattctgatgtttggggaccaatTCTAGAGTCTTTTGAAATATTTTGTAacttttgttgatgatttcacAAAGATCACTTGGTTGTaccttttgaaatttaaaagtgaagtgatgaaTGTTTTTCAAGATTTTCATGTACTTGTGACCACACAATTTGCTTCaaacattcatgttttatgatcAAATAATGGCACTGAATATATGTCCCATAACATGTCACAATATCTGAGCATGCATGGTGTATTACACCAAACAAGTTGTGTTGGAAtaccccaacaaaatggggtaGCCGAGAGGAAGAATAGAGATCTACTTGAGAAGACTAGAGGTCTTATGTTTCACATGAATGTGCCAAAGAAATTTTGGTTCCAAGCAGTCCTCATTGCAGCATATCTCATCAATAGATTGCCTAATAAAGTGTTGAATTTTAAATCACCTTATGAGGTCTTGAAAGACAAAAAGATCAACTTATCTCATTTGAAAGTCTTTGGGTGTACATGCTTTGTTCACATTCAAGCACAAAATCGTGACAAGCTAGACCCAAGGACTGCCAAATGTGTCTTTCTAGGTTACTCATCCACCCAAAAAGGTTACAAGTGTTACAATCCAACAACTAGAAAAATGGTTGTTTCAAGGGATGCTAAATTTGACGAACATGTTCCTTACTTCTCACGACCATTGGATTACTCTAGATAGGGAGAGCATTTGCTAGATTTATTCCCAATTCCATATCCAAATGGAGAAGATACAACATGCATTCCTAGTGATCATGTATTGGATGCTGCCAATCGTTTGTGAAATCCCGTTtctggatttcactgttataatctacgtatttgtattattgagattttatattatttttcaagaatttattttaatttgtttgaatttagatttttttattaaactagttacgaaaagagaagtttggaaattatttatttaaaactcGTAGGCatttcgaggtcacaatttatatcttTGGATAGAGCTCGATATCACGAACACGAAGACacaaaccgttcgtgaaacagAGCTATAACAAAGAAATTAGAGACATTTTGGtatttaaaagaagaaaaaaaggactGGATGCTGCCCGGTGGcagcgagagagagaagaagatgaggttGCGGGAGAGAAAAGGAGGGGAGGAGTGACCAATGGGAGGGGGAGAAAGGAGGGAAAATGAGAGACCCGAAATGGGTCATTTTTGACCCACGAACCACCATTTTTGATCCAGCCATATCTCCTTCATTCGACTtccgttttgggtgatc
Above is a window of Malus sylvestris chromosome 15, drMalSylv7.2, whole genome shotgun sequence DNA encoding:
- the LOC126602084 gene encoding uncharacterized protein LOC126602084 gives rise to the protein MKMGQDMLVKILLTLPPKTLMRFKCVSKWWFALINNPGFVSKHLSNSANNNLTTLHVFLARLVVQRQHEEEEEEEENPKCNSTTKKEETPEVLSILGFCKDDDNTDDEHSNSCSLVGVQDIIIPQSFIQKIGVPEQPFCILGHCNGIVLLSSDSSLVLCNPGIGEFNRIPDEPCLPLWPLDLPDDHDGQEHMETGFHIGFGYDPVSNECKVVTFTTYFQGVDEDCRTFLSRHRAVVYTTGCDFWEELNTDSLETETTLFWPEYFQMPFKGMCYWLGYEQDKELFPFDAVEHRFRANGGLIISFDTSREVFHGIPFPSELQPLNRSDHLYTKLTVWNESVAFFALGVNDRRYPEPYEMWVMDDDLKGAWTKHFTIEGTDDQIRRSSPVALWGDECLMVDSDGHVVFFNLCTKKLKHTPIETVDNNIVVYVNSIVSVMGRSHKLKSIENTCSDKDEDAMVVVDGKRESCRRLYSYSIWAIPPADVSRRIKKLMESLQAEFGGPEIEPHIPILGSIQMMSREDALNKFRFAPMDDIVAKVDRVITKNYYYQCVSLLMDRKLFENAQRWSYHFGFYNSSMPYLSLLYGKLTEEERKKAGEIVNILDESITGLTFPITHFALYEIDNDDISLKSWTKIAEIGR